In Alteromonas naphthalenivorans, one DNA window encodes the following:
- a CDS encoding TonB-dependent receptor, whose product MKNKTLTMGAQTIAAALAFGHGAAIAQTQETEICKDKTEAECKAQQDEIELIRIHGVQQSIYRYDKSGDPRRLADLVDTPQTISVLTQDQIQESGKTDLKDILAAQAGVTLGTGENGNAFGDRYVIRGHEARSDVFVDGLRDPGMTTRESFATERVEITKGPSSTFAGRGSSGGAVNSITKKASTSYNFGRVDAAIGTDEHTRLTVDLNKTLTENSAIRVNALTSQEDKPGREGIERGRDGVQLSYVLNPNDRLSFIGDVYYLNAEDKPDLGSYYDRDAGYPLEDIPVYAQDDDFQNSEVTTFTFRTEYEISDNVRFYNATRAGNTENEYVTTGMSATTRDDSDETAPGVDTLRLSTHQGWQEVDYFTTQFNLFWDTSFAGLDHRLVFGFEYSDESVDNGVFDIENLNTNCAIGGRRGVSQSYCILDGDGNLIDNIGSLMDRTIERGDEDALFDIETYAIYAMDTFALTDKLDVFFGLRMDSYDYSNQTSSDLYEFSDELFNGHLGLVYDITEHGNVYASYSTATNINGGESDLGANCGYGGLCGTPEQAAQADPEHVENIEIGTKWMLFDEKLMANASIFRITKSDVHESIGEDDYSTIGTLNTGENRVEGVEFGVSGDITEKFSVQASAAFMDSEVLDSFTESNIGLTLSNFADESFYLQLRYQPNEKFAFGGDYTYKSEMFGGQPDTAAGYDADTGEYSIVVPDYQVFNLFANYYASEKLTFRVNIGNLFDEEYWTAAYRSGAFMYIGDGRNVTGTVNYEF is encoded by the coding sequence ATGAAAAATAAAACGTTAACGATGGGTGCACAAACCATTGCTGCGGCCTTAGCTTTCGGACACGGCGCTGCAATTGCACAAACTCAAGAAACTGAAATCTGTAAAGATAAAACCGAAGCGGAGTGTAAAGCGCAACAAGACGAAATTGAGCTAATTCGCATCCATGGTGTTCAGCAGTCTATCTATCGCTATGACAAGTCTGGCGACCCGCGTCGTTTAGCCGACCTTGTTGATACACCACAAACCATTAGTGTTCTTACACAAGACCAAATTCAAGAAAGTGGTAAAACTGACCTTAAAGATATTCTTGCTGCGCAAGCCGGTGTAACTCTTGGTACAGGTGAGAATGGTAATGCTTTTGGTGATCGCTATGTAATACGTGGCCACGAAGCACGCAGCGATGTTTTTGTTGATGGTTTGCGTGACCCAGGTATGACTACCCGTGAAAGTTTCGCCACCGAACGTGTTGAAATTACTAAAGGCCCAAGTTCAACATTTGCGGGCCGCGGTTCATCAGGCGGTGCGGTAAACAGCATTACGAAAAAAGCCTCTACTAGCTATAACTTTGGTCGTGTTGATGCCGCCATTGGTACCGATGAGCACACGCGCTTAACGGTAGATTTGAATAAGACCTTAACGGAAAACAGTGCAATTCGTGTTAATGCACTTACGTCTCAAGAAGACAAGCCGGGTCGCGAAGGCATTGAACGTGGACGTGATGGTGTTCAGCTTTCTTATGTACTAAACCCTAACGACAGACTGTCTTTCATTGGTGATGTTTATTACCTTAATGCAGAAGATAAGCCTGACTTAGGGAGCTACTACGATCGTGACGCGGGTTATCCGTTAGAAGATATTCCTGTTTATGCACAAGATGACGACTTCCAAAACTCAGAAGTCACCACTTTTACCTTCCGTACCGAATACGAAATTAGCGACAATGTTCGTTTTTATAACGCGACTCGTGCAGGTAACACTGAAAACGAATACGTAACGACCGGTATGAGTGCAACAACCCGTGATGATTCTGATGAAACAGCACCAGGTGTAGATACACTTCGACTTAGCACGCACCAAGGCTGGCAAGAAGTAGATTACTTCACGACTCAATTTAACCTTTTCTGGGACACGTCATTTGCAGGCTTAGATCACCGTTTAGTATTTGGTTTTGAGTACAGCGATGAATCGGTTGATAACGGTGTTTTTGATATTGAAAACCTAAATACTAACTGTGCAATTGGTGGTCGTCGTGGCGTATCACAAAGCTATTGTATCCTTGATGGTGATGGAAACCTTATCGATAACATCGGGTCATTAATGGACAGAACCATTGAACGTGGTGATGAAGATGCCCTTTTCGATATTGAAACCTATGCCATTTACGCCATGGATACCTTTGCGTTAACCGATAAGTTAGACGTGTTCTTTGGCCTACGTATGGATAGCTACGACTATAGCAACCAAACTAGTAGCGACCTTTATGAGTTTTCTGATGAGTTGTTTAACGGGCACTTAGGTTTAGTATATGACATTACTGAACACGGTAATGTTTACGCCTCTTACAGCACAGCAACGAACATTAATGGCGGCGAGTCTGACCTAGGCGCAAACTGTGGTTACGGTGGACTATGTGGTACGCCTGAGCAAGCTGCGCAAGCTGATCCAGAGCATGTTGAAAACATCGAAATTGGCACAAAATGGATGCTATTTGATGAAAAATTGATGGCAAATGCATCAATCTTCCGTATTACAAAAAGCGATGTACATGAAAGTATCGGTGAAGATGACTACTCAACCATTGGTACATTAAACACGGGTGAAAACCGCGTTGAAGGTGTTGAGTTTGGTGTTAGCGGTGATATTACTGAGAAGTTTAGTGTTCAAGCCTCAGCCGCCTTCATGGACTCAGAAGTACTAGATTCATTCACAGAATCTAACATTGGTCTTACATTAAGTAACTTTGCTGACGAAAGCTTCTACTTACAACTGCGTTATCAACCCAATGAAAAGTTCGCTTTTGGTGGTGACTATACGTACAAGTCTGAAATGTTTGGTGGCCAACCTGACACTGCGGCAGGTTACGATGCTGATACGGGTGAATACTCAATTGTCGTTCCTGACTATCAAGTATTTAACTTGTTTGCGAACTACTACGCGTCTGAAAAACTAACGTTCCGTGTTAATATCGGTAACTTGTTCGATGAAGAATACTGGACTGCCGCTTATCGCTCTGGTGCCTTCATGTACATTGGTGACGGCCGTAACGTAACCGGTACGGTAAACTACGAGTTCTAA
- a CDS encoding CNNM domain-containing protein, which translates to MFLLIVYVLIALGFSFLCSIAEAVILSVSSAYISVLEKENRPSGILLRKQTDNINTPLSAILTLNTIAHTMGAAGAGAQAASVFGEAYLGVISAVLTLLILVFSEIIPKTVGATYWRGLAPVTAYFLKYLIIILKPFVVMSELLTRGFKDDSPLRGLSRGELHAMAELSGQEGQLANHEAVFLQSLLSLHELKVKDAITHRTVLFSVAESMTVEVFFHKHAHIEYSRIPVYEDKDSENITGYVMRSDLLVAQARGNTDKPLSEYAKDMVTILGSMPLSITFDHFIDKHVHMLLVVDEYGGLEGVITLDDLLERLLGVDIIDEKDTTVSMRRLAKMMTRRKERMMVKNVPDESLDKSLDKSKSNGNDD; encoded by the coding sequence ATGTTTTTACTCATCGTTTATGTATTGATTGCCTTGGGCTTCTCTTTTTTATGCTCAATTGCTGAGGCAGTCATATTAAGTGTGTCCTCAGCCTATATCTCTGTTTTAGAAAAAGAGAATCGGCCTAGCGGCATATTGCTACGAAAGCAAACCGATAATATCAATACGCCGCTATCGGCAATTCTAACGTTGAATACCATTGCGCATACCATGGGTGCTGCTGGTGCGGGTGCACAGGCTGCTAGTGTGTTTGGCGAAGCATATTTAGGTGTGATTTCAGCGGTATTAACGCTGCTTATCTTGGTTTTTTCTGAAATAATTCCTAAAACCGTCGGTGCAACCTATTGGCGTGGATTAGCGCCAGTGACAGCCTATTTCCTCAAGTATCTAATTATAATTCTTAAACCTTTTGTGGTGATGTCTGAATTGCTTACCCGTGGTTTTAAAGATGACAGCCCACTTCGAGGGTTAAGTCGCGGAGAACTTCACGCCATGGCCGAGCTATCAGGTCAAGAAGGGCAGTTGGCCAACCACGAGGCGGTATTTTTACAAAGCTTGTTAAGCTTGCACGAATTAAAAGTAAAAGATGCCATAACACATCGTACAGTGTTGTTTTCAGTGGCAGAGTCGATGACGGTAGAAGTGTTTTTCCATAAACACGCGCATATTGAGTATTCACGAATTCCTGTTTATGAAGACAAAGATTCGGAAAACATCACCGGTTATGTCATGCGTTCAGATTTGCTTGTGGCGCAAGCGCGCGGGAATACCGATAAACCATTGTCAGAATATGCTAAAGACATGGTGACCATATTAGGCTCTATGCCTTTGTCGATAACCTTCGACCATTTTATCGATAAACATGTTCATATGCTTTTAGTGGTAGATGAGTATGGCGGGTTGGAAGGGGTGATTACTCTTGACGATTTGCTAGAGCGCTTGCTGGGCGTAGATATTATTGATGAAAAAGACACAACGGTAAGTATGCGCAGATTGGCGAAAATGATGACGCGCCGCAAAGAACGAATGATGGTCAAAAACGTACCCGATGAGTCGCTCGATAAGTCGCTCGATAAGTCTAAATCTAATGGTAACGATGATTAG
- a CDS encoding SO_0444 family Cu/Zn efflux transporter, with product MTDLMLLVQNFISLFMESAPWLLLGLLVAGIMHELVPVSFLERHMGSSSTASITKAAVIGAPLPLCSCGVIPAAIGLRRSGASKPSTISFLVSTPETGVDSVSVSYALLGPLYAIVRPIAAIASAIYAGLMVRWFDGAKSQKPAHSHTHSHKGSHQHPHKHAGSVSCCSSESSVAPEQEEAASLDKAQTSCCASEKPTTRCCDGTATTQGESVKQANKLTQVLRYASGKLLEDIVVWLLIGLALAAAIKTWVPTDFLTQWGDGVIAMLVMAIIGIPMYICATASTPLAVGFLAAGLSPGAVLVFLMAGPATNVSTMGMIKQEMGFRTLCLYLFSVITASIGFGYLLNYAVSALSLEGLIHMESQLHSHGANIQALYAACAILLAALMARLGVKKVNARLAQREENHQDCCG from the coding sequence ATGACTGACCTAATGCTATTAGTGCAAAATTTCATCAGCCTATTTATGGAGTCTGCTCCGTGGCTGTTACTTGGCCTGCTGGTGGCGGGTATTATGCACGAATTAGTGCCGGTCAGCTTTTTAGAGCGCCACATGGGAAGCAGCTCAACCGCCTCTATCACGAAAGCCGCGGTAATAGGTGCTCCATTACCTTTATGTTCTTGTGGCGTTATTCCCGCTGCGATAGGGCTGCGTAGAAGTGGCGCCTCTAAACCATCGACAATTTCATTTCTAGTTTCTACGCCTGAAACAGGGGTTGACAGTGTTTCTGTTTCTTACGCATTACTAGGCCCCCTGTACGCCATCGTTAGGCCAATAGCCGCTATTGCTAGCGCAATCTATGCTGGTCTTATGGTGAGATGGTTTGATGGCGCTAAGTCTCAGAAACCGGCACATTCACATACTCACTCTCATAAAGGCTCTCATCAGCACCCACATAAACACGCGGGCAGTGTATCTTGCTGTTCAAGTGAATCCTCTGTAGCTCCAGAGCAAGAAGAAGCCGCATCGTTGGATAAAGCGCAAACGAGTTGTTGTGCTAGTGAAAAGCCAACCACACGTTGTTGCGATGGCACGGCCACTACTCAGGGTGAATCAGTAAAACAAGCAAACAAACTTACCCAAGTGCTTCGTTATGCCTCGGGTAAATTGCTGGAAGATATTGTGGTATGGCTACTTATTGGCCTAGCCTTAGCCGCAGCCATCAAAACTTGGGTACCAACAGACTTTCTCACTCAATGGGGTGATGGGGTTATCGCTATGTTGGTCATGGCCATCATTGGCATTCCTATGTATATTTGCGCCACGGCATCTACGCCGCTTGCAGTGGGTTTTTTAGCTGCTGGGTTATCTCCTGGCGCGGTGCTGGTATTTCTCATGGCAGGGCCGGCTACTAATGTTTCTACCATGGGCATGATCAAACAAGAAATGGGTTTTAGAACCCTGTGTTTGTATTTGTTTAGTGTAATCACAGCCAGTATTGGGTTTGGCTATTTGCTTAATTACGCGGTGTCAGCGTTATCGTTAGAAGGCTTAATTCATATGGAAAGCCAACTACACAGTCATGGTGCTAACATTCAAGCGCTCTATGCAGCGTGCGCTATTCTTCTTGCTGCACTAATGGCTCGATTGGGCGTTAAAAAAGTCAATGCTAGGTTGGCACAGCGTGAAGAAAACCATCAAGACTGTTGTGGTTAA
- a CDS encoding methylamine utilization protein, translating to MNKLAVLAALASVAFIAMLAPFNALANNVTASITLLDAEQSSVKDGVVIFTPLFDLPSTETNHSEAESTPKTAIMNQINKQFAPHVLVVQKNTEVTFPNADNVFHHVYSFSPTKQFELKLYKEFTAEPLFFEQAGIVDIGCNIHDWMLGYIVIADSPYFLKTADDGNADISLPTGKYSVEFWHPNAPNETPFIETEIELNSDKNFTLTLSKVIASDDDFDDGFGDY from the coding sequence GTGAATAAGCTTGCTGTGCTAGCCGCTCTTGCCTCTGTAGCTTTTATTGCAATGCTGGCGCCATTTAATGCGCTAGCAAATAATGTAACCGCATCAATAACGCTATTAGACGCCGAGCAGTCCTCGGTTAAAGACGGCGTTGTTATCTTCACCCCCTTATTTGATTTACCCAGCACAGAAACTAACCACTCAGAAGCAGAATCAACACCTAAAACTGCGATTATGAATCAAATCAATAAGCAGTTTGCCCCTCATGTACTTGTAGTACAAAAGAACACAGAAGTTACCTTCCCTAACGCCGATAACGTGTTCCATCATGTTTATTCTTTTTCACCCACCAAGCAGTTTGAGCTAAAGCTCTACAAAGAATTTACTGCCGAACCATTGTTCTTTGAGCAAGCTGGAATTGTGGATATTGGCTGCAACATTCACGATTGGATGCTAGGTTACATCGTTATTGCTGATAGCCCTTATTTTTTAAAAACCGCAGATGACGGAAATGCTGACATCTCACTTCCCACTGGCAAATACAGTGTTGAGTTTTGGCACCCTAACGCGCCAAACGAAACGCCCTTTATTGAAACTGAAATTGAGTTGAACAGCGATAAAAACTTCACGCTAACGTTATCGAAAGTGATAGCAAGCGATGATGATTTTGATGATGGTTTCGGTGATTATTAA
- a CDS encoding Fe2+-dependent dioxygenase: MIIIDNLLDADQVEQYRAALADVPFNDGKATAMGMAAGVKNNGQADAQHATVQALANNLLASLGNHPQVVSAALPQRIFPPCFNRYSESQTYGYHVDAAIMRIPNTPDVLRSDMSMTVFLSSPSDYEGGELVIQTGFGEQKVKGNLGSAVLYPSSSLHKVTPVTRGERIAAITWMQSMISDQTIRESLYELDQSIQSLVQGGKANREELDKLHHVYHNLIRKFSIV, translated from the coding sequence ATGATCATTATTGATAACCTACTAGACGCTGACCAAGTAGAGCAATATCGGGCTGCTTTAGCCGATGTACCATTTAACGATGGAAAAGCGACCGCAATGGGCATGGCAGCAGGGGTTAAAAATAATGGTCAAGCTGATGCGCAGCACGCTACGGTTCAAGCCCTTGCCAACAACTTGTTGGCAAGCCTCGGCAACCACCCGCAAGTAGTCTCTGCTGCGCTACCTCAGCGCATTTTCCCTCCTTGTTTCAACCGTTACAGTGAATCACAAACCTACGGCTATCATGTAGATGCCGCAATCATGCGCATTCCCAATACCCCCGATGTTTTGCGTAGCGATATGTCGATGACGGTGTTTTTATCTAGCCCAAGCGATTACGAAGGCGGAGAGTTAGTTATTCAGACTGGGTTCGGCGAGCAGAAAGTCAAAGGTAACCTAGGTAGCGCTGTACTCTACCCTTCCTCAAGTTTACATAAGGTTACTCCGGTAACTCGCGGCGAGAGAATTGCCGCTATTACGTGGATGCAAAGCATGATTAGCGACCAAACTATTCGTGAAAGCTTGTATGAGCTAGACCAAAGCATTCAGTCTTTGGTGCAAGGCGGTAAAGCCAACAGAGAAGAACTCGATAAACTTCATCACGTATACCACAACCTCATTAGAAAATTCTCCATCGTGTAA
- the pdsS gene encoding proteobacterial dedicated sortase system histidine kinase: protein MRLRFSIRLQLLVLSLFFFAIPYLGYNYVWELEQYLRTGQEQTMIGTARAVATALHERPALFDSESAYLKDVRPGTDLYAPPIPYPIQLDGELNDWQQVDDLLTHYGANEIVERFTNLHTNDENQGAASVNKGTDKAISLSFEHMVGRYDQFLYAMFNVSDDALLWRQANSLSVERGDHLLIGMQTPAGQLARYVVAPYESGWVNAFKLAESGTTNRAVENALSIQGRWQETATGYNIELRFPLSMTSGALAFAIVDVDDPVTRQKRYAIGTANTNNIDELGTVVTPSPEIERILAGLKYADSRVWVIDNHKRVLARAGDIQTASGLNTAKREASENPVWRWVETHWLLPLYYHILTKPPADFVDELEDAYALAGRDIGLALNGQPDSLWRLTPDNKAVVVSAAYPIFIEGAVMGAVVVEQTTNGIRTLRNRALEQLFHVILAVMLLGTLGLLLFASRISNRIRRLRDNTEAIIDANGKIVGKLPIAKEGDEIGDLSRAFSDVLLRLQQYNSYLENMASRLSHELRTPIAVVKSSLDALSQVSAQANTQQDVFVQRAQSGISRLSSILNAMSEATRLEQAIAQEEVTTFNMIDVIKGCVGGYQHAYTDRQFSLSCSQDTAMLKGAPDLIAQMFDKIISNAVDFSQPDDIIDVAVYTKDKRIVLTVSNPGPLLPEGMKKQLVQSMVSVRPESEAAQSAGSPHLGLGLYIADIIVAFHQGTLALANRDDKRGVIVSVNFPKI, encoded by the coding sequence ATGCGGTTAAGGTTCTCCATACGCTTACAGCTGCTTGTGTTGTCGCTGTTCTTTTTTGCCATTCCCTACCTTGGCTATAATTACGTATGGGAGCTAGAGCAATACCTTCGCACAGGTCAAGAGCAAACCATGATAGGTACGGCGAGGGCGGTAGCAACAGCGCTGCATGAACGCCCTGCGTTATTCGACAGCGAGTCTGCCTATTTAAAAGACGTACGCCCGGGCACTGATTTATACGCCCCGCCCATTCCTTATCCTATTCAGCTTGACGGTGAACTAAACGATTGGCAACAAGTTGACGACTTGCTTACCCACTATGGCGCTAATGAAATTGTTGAGCGCTTTACTAACCTTCATACTAACGACGAAAACCAGGGCGCAGCTAGCGTGAACAAAGGCACAGATAAAGCGATTAGCCTCTCATTCGAGCATATGGTAGGCCGATACGATCAGTTCCTCTATGCCATGTTCAACGTTAGTGACGACGCCTTGTTATGGCGACAGGCAAATAGTTTAAGTGTGGAGCGGGGTGACCATTTACTTATTGGTATGCAAACCCCAGCAGGTCAATTAGCACGATACGTAGTAGCCCCTTACGAAAGTGGCTGGGTAAATGCGTTTAAATTAGCAGAATCGGGCACAACAAATCGCGCGGTGGAAAATGCGTTAAGTATTCAAGGTCGCTGGCAAGAAACCGCTACTGGCTACAATATTGAACTTCGCTTTCCCCTTTCCATGACCTCTGGCGCTCTCGCCTTTGCCATTGTCGATGTGGACGACCCTGTAACTAGGCAAAAACGCTACGCCATTGGCACCGCTAACACCAACAACATTGATGAACTAGGTACGGTGGTAACCCCGTCACCTGAAATTGAGCGCATATTAGCAGGGCTAAAATATGCCGACTCACGCGTATGGGTGATAGATAATCACAAGCGGGTATTGGCACGAGCAGGCGATATACAAACGGCCTCAGGGCTAAATACTGCCAAAAGAGAAGCAAGCGAAAACCCGGTATGGCGCTGGGTAGAAACCCATTGGCTACTGCCCTTATATTACCATATTCTCACTAAGCCACCGGCTGATTTTGTGGATGAACTAGAGGATGCTTATGCGTTGGCTGGCCGAGATATAGGCTTAGCCCTTAATGGTCAACCGGATTCATTATGGCGCTTAACGCCAGATAACAAAGCCGTGGTAGTGTCTGCTGCTTACCCTATCTTTATTGAGGGCGCGGTAATGGGCGCAGTGGTGGTGGAGCAAACCACTAACGGTATACGCACATTAAGAAACCGGGCTTTAGAGCAGCTATTCCACGTTATTTTGGCAGTAATGTTACTGGGCACGCTAGGTTTATTGCTTTTCGCTAGCAGAATATCAAATCGTATTAGGCGGCTTCGAGACAACACCGAGGCAATTATTGATGCTAACGGTAAAATTGTAGGCAAACTACCTATTGCCAAAGAGGGTGATGAAATTGGCGATCTTTCACGAGCGTTTTCTGATGTTTTATTGCGACTACAGCAATATAACTCCTATTTAGAGAACATGGCTTCTCGGCTTTCCCATGAACTTAGAACCCCAATAGCCGTAGTGAAGTCATCTCTTGATGCGTTATCTCAAGTTAGCGCTCAGGCGAATACGCAACAAGATGTTTTCGTTCAACGTGCCCAATCCGGTATAAGCCGGTTAAGTTCTATTTTAAATGCCATGAGTGAAGCCACACGATTAGAACAAGCCATTGCGCAGGAAGAGGTGACCACGTTCAATATGATTGACGTAATTAAAGGCTGCGTGGGTGGGTATCAACATGCTTATACAGACAGGCAGTTTTCACTATCTTGTTCACAAGACACAGCGATGCTAAAGGGCGCCCCCGACCTTATCGCGCAAATGTTTGATAAAATTATTTCTAACGCGGTCGATTTTAGTCAACCCGACGACATCATAGATGTAGCCGTTTATACCAAAGACAAAAGAATTGTCCTCACTGTGAGCAACCCTGGGCCCCTATTGCCCGAAGGCATGAAAAAACAACTCGTACAATCAATGGTATCGGTTCGCCCTGAGTCTGAGGCGGCGCAATCAGCAGGTTCACCACATCTAGGTTTGGGGCTTTATATCGCTGACATTATTGTCGCTTTTCATCAAGGTACGCTCGCCCTGGCCAACCGAGATGACAAACGCGGAGTGATTGTTTCCGTTAACTTCCCAAAGATCTGA
- a CDS encoding carbon starvation protein A — protein MQSIAIVLLGIVGMLLGWFVYSKFIATKIFKLDDNFTTPAHELQDGKDFVPTNKVVLWGHHFTSVAGAAPIVGPAIAVYWGWVPAVLWVIFGTILFAGVHDMGALWASARHKGKSMGALSESVIGKRSRSLFMIVIFLVLLMVNAVFGVVIANSFVSQPNAVFPAWTAIAVALVIGQLLKRNFGLIPLCLVGIVVLYASVYAGSYIPISLPETMFGLADKANWIVILFIYAAIASLLPVWMLLQPRDFINGMQLLVGLFLLYGAVFFAMPDITAPAFNTQTAMDSPSLIPLLFVTIACGAVSGFHGIVASGTSSKQLDKETDVRFVGYLGAIGEGSLALITIVAVSGVAFAASPEEWHEVYSHLGAGSVGAFISGGAALIHQGWGLQEAFSSTILAVMVVLFAGTTMDSGVRLQRYIIQEWGDIYKLSALKNGVVATFLAVACCLLLAFGAGGSSGGGGMIIWPLFGSTNQILASLTLLVISVMLIKMGRPARYTLIPMVFVLVMAFFAGLIKLKEYYLAENYLLVFLDAVVLVVSVLVMLEAWSVVAKLRSGHQDEVGEKE, from the coding sequence ATGCAGTCAATAGCCATAGTATTACTCGGGATCGTGGGCATGCTCCTCGGGTGGTTCGTTTACTCGAAATTTATTGCCACGAAAATATTTAAACTAGACGATAACTTCACTACGCCTGCTCACGAGCTGCAGGATGGTAAAGATTTTGTACCTACTAATAAAGTGGTGCTCTGGGGGCATCACTTTACGTCAGTTGCTGGGGCTGCGCCAATTGTAGGGCCAGCTATCGCTGTGTACTGGGGCTGGGTGCCTGCCGTACTTTGGGTTATTTTCGGTACCATATTGTTTGCAGGTGTGCATGATATGGGGGCCTTGTGGGCGAGTGCGCGTCACAAGGGTAAATCGATGGGAGCTTTGTCTGAAAGTGTTATCGGCAAGCGTTCTCGTTCATTGTTTATGATTGTTATCTTTTTAGTACTGTTAATGGTTAATGCCGTGTTTGGCGTGGTGATAGCAAACTCGTTTGTCTCTCAGCCTAATGCGGTTTTCCCAGCCTGGACAGCCATTGCCGTAGCGCTTGTTATTGGCCAGCTATTAAAACGTAACTTTGGTTTAATTCCTCTTTGCCTTGTGGGTATCGTGGTGCTTTACGCCTCGGTTTATGCTGGTAGCTATATCCCGATTAGCTTGCCTGAAACCATGTTCGGTTTAGCTGACAAAGCGAACTGGATCGTTATCCTGTTTATTTACGCTGCCATTGCGTCTTTATTACCCGTGTGGATGTTGCTTCAACCCCGTGACTTTATTAACGGTATGCAGCTGTTGGTTGGCCTATTTTTACTTTATGGCGCGGTCTTCTTTGCTATGCCAGACATTACAGCGCCAGCTTTCAATACACAGACGGCCATGGACTCTCCTAGCTTAATTCCCTTATTGTTCGTCACTATAGCCTGCGGTGCAGTGTCAGGCTTTCATGGTATTGTGGCTTCAGGCACCAGCTCAAAGCAGTTAGACAAGGAAACTGATGTACGCTTCGTGGGTTATTTAGGGGCGATCGGTGAAGGTTCTTTGGCGTTAATTACCATTGTTGCGGTTAGTGGTGTGGCGTTTGCGGCCTCTCCAGAAGAGTGGCATGAAGTCTACAGTCACTTAGGTGCAGGTAGCGTAGGTGCGTTTATTAGCGGCGGCGCGGCGCTTATTCATCAAGGGTGGGGGCTGCAGGAAGCTTTCTCATCAACCATACTGGCGGTAATGGTCGTGTTGTTCGCGGGCACAACTATGGATTCTGGTGTTCGTCTTCAGCGCTACATTATTCAAGAGTGGGGCGATATTTATAAATTGTCAGCACTTAAAAATGGTGTGGTCGCCACTTTCTTAGCGGTTGCTTGTTGCTTACTGCTAGCGTTCGGCGCAGGTGGTTCTTCAGGCGGTGGCGGTATGATCATTTGGCCGCTGTTTGGCTCTACAAACCAAATACTGGCTAGTCTTACCTTGTTGGTTATTTCAGTCATGCTGATTAAGATGGGAAGACCAGCCCGTTACACATTAATACCCATGGTATTCGTTTTGGTCATGGCTTTCTTTGCTGGGCTAATTAAACTTAAAGAATATTATCTTGCTGAAAATTACCTATTAGTTTTCCTAGATGCTGTGGTGCTAGTGGTGTCTGTGTTGGTGATGCTCGAAGCATGGTCTGTTGTGGCTAAACTTCGTAGCGGACATCAAGACGAAGTGGGCGAGAAGGAATAG
- the pdsR gene encoding proteobacterial dedicated sortase system response regulator, producing MPKTIALVEDDAAIRENYLVALRAQGYKVNAFEDRPSATQAFNEALPDLAIIDIGLKEEMEGGFLLCQQLRGLSPTLPIIFFTARDNDVDTISGLRMGADDYLTKDISMAHLLARIAALFRRSDLMSAPVKQKDELRIGELKVDASRMTVSWSGEPVALTVTEFWMLHALIKHPGHVKSRQQLMDESRMVVDDTTITSHIKRMRKKFIQLDPQFDHIDTVYGMGYRWQL from the coding sequence ATGCCTAAAACAATTGCGCTAGTAGAAGATGATGCCGCTATAAGAGAAAACTACCTTGTTGCCCTAAGAGCGCAAGGCTACAAGGTTAATGCGTTTGAAGACCGCCCCTCGGCAACTCAGGCGTTTAACGAAGCATTGCCAGATTTAGCCATCATTGATATTGGTCTAAAAGAAGAAATGGAGGGCGGTTTTTTGCTATGTCAGCAGTTGCGAGGTTTGTCGCCCACCTTGCCTATAATCTTTTTTACCGCCAGAGACAACGACGTAGATACCATTAGCGGGCTTCGCATGGGTGCTGACGACTACTTAACTAAAGATATCAGCATGGCTCACCTACTTGCCCGTATCGCCGCGCTTTTCAGACGAAGCGATTTAATGTCAGCCCCTGTCAAGCAAAAAGACGAGCTTCGTATAGGCGAGTTAAAAGTGGATGCCTCTCGTATGACAGTAAGTTGGAGCGGCGAACCTGTCGCCCTGACAGTGACAGAATTTTGGATGCTACACGCGCTGATTAAACACCCAGGCCACGTTAAAAGCAGACAACAATTAATGGATGAGTCGCGCATGGTAGTAGACGACACCACCATTACTTCTCATATAAAACGTATGCGTAAAAAATTCATTCAATTAGACCCACAATTCGACCACATAGATACCGTTTACGGTATGGGATATCGATGGCAGTTGTAG